The Arachis duranensis cultivar V14167 chromosome 2, aradu.V14167.gnm2.J7QH, whole genome shotgun sequence genome has a window encoding:
- the LOC107475631 gene encoding uncharacterized protein LOC107475631, which produces MRRDRENGEERSERTQRPVIIGPTPFHYSILEVRLAKHFDKPTDMRYDGTQDPQEHLTAFEARMNLKGVGDEVRCRAFPVTLAGPAIRWFNSLLQGSVAGFSDISRAFLAQFTTRIAKAKHPINLLGVTQKADETTRKYLDRFNDKCLEIEGLTDSVASLCLTNGLLNEDFRKHLTTRPVWMMQEIQKVAREYINDEEVSQVVAANKRQPSYTQPRQHGNGEQ; this is translated from the coding sequence ATGAGACGAGACCGTGAAAACGGAGAAGAGAGGTCCGAGAGAACGCAACGACCCGTCATCATAGGCCCCACCCCATTCCACTATTCTATCCTCGAGGTCCGGTTGGCAAAGCACTTTgacaaaccaacggacatgaggtatgaCGGGACACAAGACCCGCAGGAGCACCTCACGGCCTTTGAGGCCCGAATGAACCTAAAGGGAGTGGGAGACGAGGTAAGGTGTCGCGCTTTCCCGGTCACCCTGGCAGGCCCTGCGATACGGTGGTTCAATAGCCTCCTACAGGGCTCCGTGGCCGGTTTCTCGGACATCAGTCGCGCCTTCTTAGCACAATTCACCACCAGAATCGCGAAGGCAAAACACCCGATCAATCTGCTCGGCGTCACTCAGAAAGCTGACGAGACGACCAGAAAATACCTAGATCGCTTCAATGACAAATGCTTGGAAATAGAGGGGTTAACGGATTCGGTGGCAAGTCTATGCCTGACCAATGGACTTCTCAACGAGGATTTCAGAAAGCATCTCACTACTAGGCCAGTCTGGATGATGCAAGAGATCCAAAAAGTGGCACGCGAATACATTAACGATGAGGAAGTCAGCCAAGTTGTGGCTGCCAACAAGCGGCAACCCTCCTACACTCAGCCCAGGCAACATGGCAACGGAGAACAATAG